A genomic segment from Sphingopyxis sp. DBS4 encodes:
- a CDS encoding cytochrome c3 family protein, whose protein sequence is MSFILRRISTTKTGKQIIRDQALPGDTITLGRDAGNIIHIADLAVNPQHATITSADGRHVRVAASEGLGFDFNGRTVDAADIDSAAGAELRFGGHRLTIAREGDDIILLVERIDELSQSSKDVDEAKAFSLAGVMPGKRMGAWTFGIIVLLAFLIGPIWAWHSFRNVDERPQGYHADMAWSSGPLSSAHANLKGDCQACHVEPFVAVTDKACVGCHTGEHKAMSMAHANAPTAMLLAARHPPGVGEKVLAGFAKAFNRPQGRCVDCHTEHEGAGPMPATPQKFCADCHDGMKARLIDAGFKPTVADAADFGTLHPEFRPWVHAAPGAKPIRASGTAALDYNGLKFPHDIHLSATSGVARMAASFRGRYDFGNKLECENCHRPESDGVRMKPVEMERDCAMCHSLAFETVGGVTRTLRHGEPDQVVADLFAYYRSTPPTRPLQLGGMERRRPGAYAEGQVYNIYFREVAVRPNRAEDAVRAVFSKGGACYDCHTIFVPVSGNRWRVQKVVQSPRFLSKGWFDHADPGHAKVECATCHTEAPRSKRSEQLLVPGLAPCRTCHVGESGATVAKVKEPTRSSCAMCHEYHSDGGKPWMPERQRKKKVAMVTDHPPREVYAVTAITGPARRKLYDVTWRTPVLGFARQGG, encoded by the coding sequence ATGAGCTTCATCCTGCGCCGCATCTCGACGACGAAGACCGGCAAGCAGATCATCCGCGACCAGGCGCTGCCGGGCGATACGATCACGCTCGGCCGCGACGCCGGCAACATCATCCATATCGCCGATCTGGCCGTGAATCCGCAGCACGCGACGATCACAAGCGCCGACGGCCGCCATGTCCGCGTCGCGGCGAGCGAGGGGCTGGGGTTCGATTTCAACGGCCGTACCGTCGACGCCGCCGACATCGACAGCGCCGCGGGCGCCGAACTGCGCTTCGGCGGCCACCGCCTGACGATCGCGCGCGAGGGCGACGACATCATCCTGCTCGTCGAGCGGATCGACGAATTGTCGCAGTCGTCGAAGGATGTCGACGAGGCCAAAGCCTTTTCGCTCGCCGGGGTGATGCCGGGCAAGCGGATGGGCGCCTGGACCTTCGGCATCATCGTTCTGCTCGCGTTCCTGATCGGACCGATCTGGGCGTGGCACAGCTTTCGGAATGTCGACGAGCGACCGCAGGGCTATCACGCCGACATGGCCTGGTCGTCGGGACCGCTATCGAGCGCCCACGCCAATCTGAAGGGTGATTGCCAGGCGTGCCACGTCGAGCCCTTCGTTGCGGTGACCGACAAGGCGTGCGTCGGCTGCCACACCGGCGAACACAAGGCGATGAGCATGGCGCACGCCAATGCGCCGACCGCGATGCTGCTCGCCGCGCGGCATCCGCCCGGGGTGGGCGAGAAGGTGCTCGCTGGGTTCGCGAAAGCGTTCAACCGCCCGCAGGGACGATGCGTCGACTGCCATACCGAGCATGAGGGCGCGGGGCCGATGCCCGCGACGCCGCAGAAATTCTGCGCCGACTGCCACGACGGGATGAAGGCGCGGCTGATCGATGCAGGATTCAAGCCGACGGTCGCCGATGCCGCCGATTTCGGCACGCTGCATCCCGAGTTCCGCCCGTGGGTCCATGCCGCGCCGGGCGCCAAGCCGATCCGCGCCTCGGGCACGGCGGCGCTGGACTATAATGGCCTCAAATTTCCGCACGACATTCACTTGAGCGCGACCAGCGGTGTCGCCCGCATGGCGGCCAGCTTCCGAGGCCGCTATGATTTCGGTAACAAGCTCGAATGCGAAAATTGCCATCGTCCGGAGAGCGACGGGGTGCGAATGAAGCCGGTCGAGATGGAGCGCGACTGCGCGATGTGCCACAGCCTCGCTTTCGAGACCGTCGGCGGCGTGACGCGCACCCTGCGCCACGGTGAACCCGATCAGGTCGTCGCCGATCTTTTCGCTTATTACCGCTCGACCCCGCCGACGCGGCCGCTGCAACTCGGCGGCATGGAGCGGCGTCGACCGGGTGCCTATGCCGAGGGGCAGGTCTACAACATCTATTTCCGCGAGGTCGCGGTGCGCCCGAACCGTGCAGAGGATGCGGTGCGCGCGGTCTTCTCGAAGGGCGGGGCCTGCTACGACTGTCACACGATCTTCGTGCCGGTATCGGGCAACCGCTGGCGCGTCCAGAAGGTCGTCCAGTCCCCGCGCTTCCTGTCGAAGGGCTGGTTCGATCACGCCGACCCCGGCCATGCCAAGGTCGAGTGCGCGACCTGCCATACCGAAGCGCCCCGGTCGAAGCGCTCCGAACAGCTTCTGGTTCCGGGGCTCGCGCCGTGCCGCACCTGCCATGTCGGCGAAAGCGGCGCCACGGTCGCAAAGGTGAAGGAGCCGACCCGATCCTCGTGCGCCATGTGCCACGAATATCACAGCGACGGGGGCAAGCCGTGGATGCCGGAACGCCAGCGCAAGAAAAAGGTCGCGATGGTTACCGATCATCCACCCCGGGAGGTCTATGCTGTGACGGCGATCACAGGTCCGGCGCGGCGCAAGCTTTATGATGTGACATGGCGCACACCGGTGCTGGGATTCGCAAGACAGGGCGGATGA
- a CDS encoding YebC/PmpR family DNA-binding transcriptional regulator gives MAGHSKFKNIMHRKGAQDKKRSALFSKLAREVTVAAKMGLPDPDANARLRAAVNAAKAQSMPKDNIQRAIDKAAGGDGDNYEEIRYEGYGPGGVSLIVEALTDNRNRTATNVRTAFAKNGGNLGTSGSVSHGFDRLGLISYPAKAGDADTVFEAALDAGADDVESSEDGHDIWTSVDSLHEVAKALEAKLGEAEGVKLAWKPTLKSEIADESVAQTLFKLIDTLDDDDDVQTVWGNYEIPDAVMEKLG, from the coding sequence GTGGCCGGCCATAGCAAGTTCAAGAACATCATGCACCGCAAGGGTGCGCAGGATAAGAAGCGCAGCGCCCTTTTCTCGAAGCTCGCGCGCGAAGTCACCGTCGCGGCGAAGATGGGCCTGCCCGACCCCGACGCGAATGCCCGTCTTCGTGCGGCCGTCAACGCGGCCAAGGCGCAGTCGATGCCCAAGGATAATATCCAGCGCGCAATCGACAAGGCGGCGGGCGGCGACGGCGACAATTACGAGGAAATCCGCTACGAAGGCTATGGCCCCGGCGGCGTCTCGCTGATCGTCGAAGCGCTCACCGACAACCGCAACCGCACCGCGACCAACGTCCGCACCGCCTTTGCCAAGAACGGCGGCAACCTCGGCACCAGCGGCAGCGTCAGCCACGGCTTCGACCGCCTCGGCCTGATCAGCTATCCCGCGAAGGCCGGCGACGCCGACACGGTGTTCGAAGCCGCGCTCGACGCGGGCGCCGACGACGTCGAATCGTCCGAGGACGGCCACGACATCTGGACCAGCGTCGACAGCCTGCACGAGGTCGCGAAAGCGCTCGAAGCCAAGCTCGGCGAGGCCGAAGGCGTCAAGCTCGCGTGGAAGCCGACGCTGAAAAGCGAGATCGCCGACGAAAGCGTCGCGCAGACCCTGTTCAAGCTGATCGACACGCTCGACGACGACGATGACGTCCAGACCGTGTGGGGTAATTATGAGATTCCCGACGCGGTGATGGAGAAACTGGGTTGA
- a CDS encoding arginyltransferase, producing MSAPFRFPRFFVTSPAPCPYLEGKTERKVFTELSGNNANELNDALGRIGFRRSQSVAYRPSCADCTACVSVRVCAAEFAPSNSQKRTIRRNRDLVATACKSWATEEQYALLRSYLGSRHPNGGMADMDEQDFADMVEQTPVDSYMIEYREPTADGSRGRLVGCCLTDRQGDGLSMIYSFFDANHPLREGLGTYIIADHVLRAAKAGLPYVYLGYWIEGSARMAYKARFRPLEKLGPDGWSRFEPIASDRIAAIFELA from the coding sequence GTGTCCGCACCGTTCCGTTTTCCGCGCTTCTTCGTCACCAGCCCCGCGCCCTGCCCCTATCTGGAGGGCAAGACCGAGCGCAAGGTCTTCACCGAACTCAGCGGCAATAATGCGAACGAACTGAACGATGCGCTCGGCCGCATCGGGTTCCGTCGCAGCCAGTCGGTCGCCTATCGCCCGAGCTGCGCCGACTGTACGGCCTGCGTGTCGGTGCGCGTCTGCGCCGCCGAGTTCGCGCCGAGCAACTCGCAGAAGCGCACGATCCGCCGCAACCGCGACCTCGTCGCCACCGCCTGCAAGTCCTGGGCGACCGAGGAGCAATATGCGTTGCTGCGTTCCTACCTGGGCTCGCGCCATCCCAACGGCGGCATGGCCGACATGGACGAGCAGGATTTTGCCGACATGGTCGAGCAGACTCCGGTCGACAGCTATATGATCGAATATCGCGAGCCGACCGCCGACGGCAGCCGCGGCCGTCTGGTCGGCTGCTGCCTGACCGACCGGCAGGGCGACGGGCTGTCGATGATCTACAGCTTTTTCGATGCCAACCATCCGCTGCGCGAAGGGCTGGGCACCTATATCATCGCCGACCATGTGCTGCGCGCGGCGAAAGCCGGATTGCCTTACGTCTATCTCGGTTATTGGATCGAAGGGTCGGCGCGTATGGCGTATAAGGCACGCTTCCGCCCGCTCGAAAAGCTCGGCCCCGATGGCTGGTCACGCTTCGAGCCGATCGCATCGGACCGCATCGCGGCGATATTCGAATTGGCCTGA
- a CDS encoding YbjQ family protein — MFSTTTNSIEGHPVREYLGIVTGEVIVGANLFRDLFASITDIVGGRSGKYEDVLARARKEALGEMEAEAAKLGGNAVIGVDLDYEVLGQNGSMLMVSASGTAVVV; from the coding sequence ATGTTCAGCACCACGACCAACAGCATCGAAGGCCATCCGGTCCGCGAATATCTGGGCATCGTCACCGGCGAAGTGATCGTCGGCGCCAACCTGTTCCGCGACCTGTTCGCGAGCATCACCGACATCGTCGGCGGCCGCTCGGGCAAATATGAGGATGTCCTCGCCCGCGCGCGCAAGGAAGCGCTCGGCGAGATGGAGGCCGAGGCCGCGAAGCTCGGCGGCAATGCGGTGATCGGCGTCGATCTCGACTATGAAGTGCTCGGCCAGAACGGGTCGATGCTGATGGTGTCCGCCAGCGGAACGGCCGTGGTTGTCTGA
- the ruvA gene encoding Holliday junction branch migration protein RuvA has protein sequence MIAKLTGRLDSSGAGHAVIDVGGVGYLVEASARTLDALGPVGGDVTIHTEMLVGEDFLRLLGFAKAEERDWFRLLTSVQGVGAKVALAILSALEIGDLQRALASSDSAMIARANGVGPKLAQRIAHELKDKAGALGGIASSNPALSGTSAPLADAVAALTGLGFKPAEASAAVAAASEELGAGASLDALVRLALKKAAK, from the coding sequence ATGATCGCAAAACTCACCGGACGGCTCGATTCAAGCGGCGCAGGCCATGCCGTGATCGACGTCGGCGGCGTCGGTTATCTGGTGGAAGCATCGGCGCGCACATTGGATGCGCTCGGCCCGGTCGGCGGCGATGTGACCATCCACACCGAAATGCTGGTCGGCGAGGATTTCCTGCGCCTGCTCGGCTTTGCCAAGGCCGAGGAGCGCGACTGGTTCCGCCTGCTCACCAGCGTGCAGGGCGTCGGCGCGAAGGTGGCGCTCGCGATCCTCTCGGCGCTGGAGATCGGCGATTTGCAACGCGCGCTGGCGAGCAGCGACAGCGCCATGATCGCCCGCGCCAACGGCGTCGGCCCGAAGCTCGCGCAGCGGATCGCGCATGAACTGAAGGACAAAGCCGGGGCGCTGGGCGGGATCGCCAGTTCGAATCCAGCCCTGTCCGGCACATCAGCCCCCCTCGCCGACGCCGTCGCCGCTCTCACCGGCCTCGGCTTCAAACCCGCCGAAGCGAGCGCTGCGGTTGCGGCGGCAAGCGAGGAACTGGGTGCCGGGGCAAGCCTCGACGCGCTGGTACGGCTGGCGCTCAAGAAGGCCGCCAAATGA
- a CDS encoding DUF3060 domain-containing protein: MFRYHPAAKFLLPALAASLAFTAAPLAAQRNNGTGTRDGAAVSGVDQAHRIDCGGQPAQVSGSDNHIEFVGDCPSLTVNGVDNQISITLRPGAPLTVSGVDNVVTWRIAGKGRPKLAVSGVDNQVRPGR; this comes from the coding sequence TTGTTCCGCTATCATCCTGCCGCGAAATTTCTGCTTCCCGCTCTTGCCGCCAGCCTTGCCTTCACTGCCGCGCCGCTCGCTGCGCAGCGGAATAACGGCACCGGAACGCGTGACGGCGCGGCCGTTAGCGGCGTCGATCAGGCGCACCGGATCGACTGCGGCGGACAGCCCGCCCAAGTATCGGGTTCGGACAATCATATCGAATTCGTGGGCGATTGCCCCAGCCTGACCGTCAACGGCGTGGACAACCAGATCAGCATCACGCTCCGCCCCGGTGCCCCGCTCACTGTGTCGGGCGTCGACAATGTCGTGACGTGGCGGATTGCCGGAAAGGGCAGGCCGAAGCTCGCAGTGAGTGGCGTCGACAATCAGGTGCGGCCGGGACGGTAG
- the pyk gene encoding pyruvate kinase, whose amino-acid sequence MVQSFTPRQRKVRILATLGPASANPEMIAALHRAGADAFRVNMSHGDHEGHAQVIAAIRALEKETGRPTTILVDLQGPKLRVGTFKDGPAELVKGEGFVLDTDKAPGDAGRVHLPHPELFAALEPGTRLLVDDGKLVLRVQAVSPQRIETIVEVGGRISDRKGVNVPDVVVPLAALTEKDRKDLSFALEQHVDWIALSFVQRPEDVAEARRLIGGKAALLVKFEKPAGVQRLEEILEIADAAMVARGDLGVELPPEAVPPLQKRIVATARAMGKPVVVATQMLESMIVSPSPTRAEVSDVATAIYDGADAIMLSAETAAGAWPVEAVTMMDSIARSVESDPDYFRRLHFTETQPDATTADALAEAAGRIIQTIAADAIICFTASGSTARRVARERPNAPLLVLTPKRDAARRMGLLWGAHAVPTKDIGSFEEMIAKGKRMALRHGIGTAGAKLVMMAGVPFGTPGSTNVLHVATLTGDELRGYS is encoded by the coding sequence GTGGTCCAGAGTTTTACGCCCCGCCAGCGCAAAGTGCGCATATTGGCGACGCTCGGCCCCGCGAGCGCGAATCCCGAGATGATCGCCGCACTCCACCGTGCGGGCGCCGACGCGTTTCGCGTCAACATGAGCCACGGCGACCATGAAGGCCATGCTCAGGTGATCGCCGCGATCCGCGCGCTGGAGAAGGAGACCGGGCGGCCGACGACGATCCTCGTCGACCTGCAGGGACCGAAGCTGCGCGTCGGAACCTTCAAGGACGGGCCCGCCGAACTGGTGAAGGGCGAAGGCTTTGTGCTCGACACCGACAAGGCGCCGGGCGACGCGGGGCGCGTCCATTTGCCGCACCCCGAGCTTTTCGCCGCGCTCGAACCCGGCACGCGATTGCTCGTCGACGACGGCAAGCTGGTGCTGCGCGTGCAGGCGGTTTCGCCCCAACGGATCGAGACGATCGTCGAGGTCGGCGGGCGGATTTCGGACCGCAAGGGCGTCAATGTCCCCGACGTCGTCGTGCCGCTCGCGGCGCTGACCGAGAAGGACCGCAAGGATCTGAGCTTCGCGCTCGAACAGCATGTCGACTGGATCGCACTCTCCTTCGTCCAGCGTCCCGAGGATGTCGCCGAGGCGCGGCGGCTGATCGGCGGCAAGGCGGCGCTGCTCGTTAAGTTCGAGAAGCCCGCGGGGGTCCAGCGGCTCGAAGAGATATTGGAGATCGCCGACGCCGCGATGGTCGCGCGCGGCGACTTGGGCGTCGAACTGCCGCCCGAGGCGGTGCCGCCGCTGCAGAAGCGGATCGTTGCGACCGCAAGGGCGATGGGCAAGCCGGTGGTCGTCGCGACCCAGATGCTCGAATCGATGATCGTTTCGCCCTCGCCGACGCGCGCCGAGGTGTCCGACGTTGCGACCGCCATCTATGACGGCGCCGACGCGATCATGCTCTCGGCCGAGACCGCGGCGGGGGCCTGGCCGGTCGAGGCGGTGACGATGATGGACAGCATCGCGCGCTCGGTCGAAAGCGATCCCGACTATTTCCGCCGCCTGCATTTCACCGAGACGCAGCCCGACGCGACCACCGCCGACGCGCTTGCCGAGGCGGCGGGGCGGATCATCCAGACGATCGCCGCCGACGCGATCATCTGCTTCACCGCCTCGGGCTCGACCGCGCGCCGCGTCGCGCGCGAGCGCCCGAACGCGCCGCTGCTGGTGCTGACGCCGAAGCGCGATGCGGCGCGGCGCATGGGGTTGCTGTGGGGCGCGCACGCGGTGCCGACCAAGGACATCGGCAGCTTCGAGGAGATGATCGCCAAGGGCAAGCGCATGGCGCTGCGCCACGGTATCGGCACGGCCGGGGCCAAGCTGGTGATGATGGCGGGGGTTCCCTTCGGCACGCCGGGGTCGACCAACGTGCTGCATGTCGCGACGCTGACCGGGGACGAACTGCGCGGCTATAGCTGA
- a CDS encoding DUF2312 domain-containing protein: MSEATVSDEQLRLFIERIERLEEEKKGIADDIRDVYLESKSQGYDPKIMRQIVRLRKMPVHDRKEMEAILDVYKSALGIA, translated from the coding sequence ATGAGCGAAGCCACCGTGTCCGACGAACAACTGCGCCTTTTCATCGAGCGCATCGAGCGGCTGGAAGAAGAGAAAAAGGGCATCGCTGACGACATCCGCGACGTCTACCTCGAATCGAAATCGCAGGGCTATGACCCCAAGATCATGCGCCAGATCGTGCGCCTGCGGAAAATGCCGGTGCATGATCGCAAGGAAATGGAAGCGATCCTCGACGTTTACAAATCAGCGCTCGGAATCGCCTGA
- a CDS encoding cyclic nucleotide-binding domain-containing protein, which translates to MSDVVKVAIIGSGPAGLSAAARAGQLGMSHVLLEKTDHLSDTIFKYQKGKRVLATPERLDLRSDCRFAEGAREYILGNWDEDAANNKVNVVRHADVAEVTGEKGAFVIRTAKGDVYHAETIVLAIGTQGNPNRMRCGGADLPHIIYQVDDPEDFKDKHITVVGSGDAGIENALGVAEEALENTVTILNRSKDFARAKAKNVSDMMEAGENGFLSIRTETQPKLVEPGWLTLETPNGDEKIECDVIVARLGSVAPRGFVESMGIEFTGPDREAFPKLSPTFESTVPGIFVIGALAGYPLIKHCMNQGYDVVEFINGNISLTPADEKDLAAIFAGLPQQKSVTEWLDYLRERVRIFADVSPLQMREFMLDSKVAFYRAGEVVFEKGDPGSSLFAIADGHAEVEVAPGVTVPIEQGSIFGEVGLISGRKRGATIRAGADSIFVEVSRTAALKLMAAVPGAKRVINRISLERQLLQIFKGGLTVDDLGPVVDTAEVERIPAGKVVVTEGEQGDDVYVIRSGSMVVEKDIGGKPIFLRYLPAGSFFGEMGVLSGAPRNATVKAAVGSEVIKLTGESFRKMLAARPQVREATEAAVAERAQMNSFIESRKASYSSAVDLYSDTAGFIMKEGLGEATDALLIDENLCVGCDNCEKACADSHEGLSRLDREAGKTFAHLHVPTSCRHCEHPHCMADCPPNVIHRGPDGEVFMEPGCIGCGNCMRNCPYGVIRMEAAPPEKPSLLRWLLTGFGPGPGEPSPKWTKKQLGDEKPKKIAVKCDMCKGIAGGPACVRACPTGAAIRVSPEEFLSIARLQEDAG; encoded by the coding sequence ATGAGCGACGTCGTGAAGGTCGCGATCATCGGATCGGGGCCCGCCGGGCTCAGCGCCGCGGCGCGCGCGGGGCAGCTCGGGATGAGCCATGTCCTGCTTGAAAAGACCGACCATCTATCCGACACCATCTTCAAATATCAGAAGGGCAAGCGCGTCCTCGCGACGCCCGAGCGGCTGGACCTGCGCTCCGACTGCCGTTTTGCCGAGGGCGCGCGCGAATATATTCTCGGTAATTGGGACGAGGATGCCGCGAACAACAAGGTGAATGTCGTCAGGCACGCCGATGTCGCCGAAGTGACCGGCGAGAAGGGCGCATTCGTGATTCGGACCGCGAAAGGCGACGTCTATCACGCCGAAACGATCGTCCTCGCGATCGGGACGCAGGGCAACCCGAACCGGATGCGCTGCGGCGGCGCCGACCTGCCGCACATCATCTATCAGGTCGACGATCCCGAGGATTTCAAGGACAAGCATATCACCGTCGTCGGATCGGGTGACGCGGGGATCGAAAATGCGCTGGGCGTCGCCGAGGAAGCGCTGGAAAACACCGTCACCATCCTCAACCGATCCAAGGATTTCGCGCGCGCCAAGGCGAAGAACGTCTCCGACATGATGGAGGCGGGCGAGAACGGTTTCCTGTCGATCCGCACCGAGACGCAGCCCAAGCTGGTCGAACCCGGCTGGCTGACGCTCGAGACGCCGAATGGCGATGAAAAGATCGAGTGCGACGTGATCGTCGCGCGGCTGGGATCGGTCGCGCCGCGCGGCTTCGTCGAGTCGATGGGGATCGAGTTCACCGGCCCCGACCGCGAAGCCTTTCCCAAGCTGTCGCCGACTTTTGAATCGACGGTGCCCGGCATCTTCGTCATTGGCGCGCTCGCGGGCTATCCGCTGATCAAGCATTGCATGAACCAGGGCTATGACGTCGTCGAGTTCATCAACGGCAACATTAGCCTGACCCCCGCCGACGAAAAGGATCTGGCGGCGATCTTCGCGGGCTTGCCGCAGCAGAAATCGGTGACCGAATGGCTCGACTATCTGCGCGAGCGGGTGCGCATCTTCGCCGACGTTTCGCCGCTCCAGATGCGCGAGTTCATGCTCGATTCGAAGGTCGCTTTCTATCGCGCCGGTGAGGTGGTGTTCGAGAAGGGAGACCCCGGATCGTCGCTGTTCGCGATCGCCGACGGCCATGCCGAGGTCGAGGTCGCACCCGGCGTCACCGTGCCGATCGAGCAGGGATCGATTTTCGGCGAGGTCGGCCTGATCTCCGGCCGCAAGCGCGGCGCGACGATCCGCGCAGGCGCCGACAGCATTTTCGTCGAAGTGTCGCGCACCGCGGCGCTCAAGCTGATGGCCGCGGTGCCGGGCGCCAAGCGCGTGATCAACCGCATCTCGCTCGAACGCCAGTTGCTCCAGATATTCAAGGGCGGGCTGACCGTCGACGACTTGGGGCCCGTGGTCGACACCGCCGAGGTCGAGCGCATCCCCGCGGGCAAGGTGGTGGTGACTGAAGGCGAGCAGGGCGACGACGTCTATGTCATCCGCTCGGGCTCGATGGTCGTCGAGAAGGACATCGGCGGCAAGCCGATCTTCCTGCGCTATCTGCCCGCCGGCAGCTTCTTCGGCGAGATGGGCGTGCTGAGCGGCGCGCCGCGCAACGCGACGGTGAAGGCCGCGGTCGGCAGCGAAGTCATCAAGCTGACCGGCGAGAGCTTCCGCAAGATGCTCGCCGCGCGGCCGCAGGTGCGCGAGGCGACCGAGGCCGCGGTGGCCGAGCGCGCGCAGATGAACAGCTTCATCGAATCGCGCAAGGCAAGCTATTCGAGCGCGGTCGACCTTTATTCCGATACCGCGGGCTTCATCATGAAGGAGGGGCTGGGCGAAGCGACCGACGCGCTGCTGATCGACGAAAATCTGTGCGTCGGCTGTGACAATTGCGAAAAGGCGTGCGCCGACAGCCACGAAGGCCTGTCGCGGCTCGACCGCGAGGCGGGCAAGACCTTTGCGCATCTGCATGTGCCGACGAGTTGCCGCCACTGCGAGCATCCGCACTGCATGGCCGATTGCCCGCCGAACGTGATCCACCGCGGCCCCGACGGCGAGGTGTTCATGGAGCCCGGCTGCATCGGCTGCGGCAATTGCATGCGCAACTGCCCTTATGGCGTGATCCGCATGGAAGCCGCGCCGCCCGAGAAGCCGAGCCTGCTGCGCTGGCTGCTCACCGGCTTCGGTCCCGGCCCCGGCGAGCCGTCGCCCAAATGGACCAAGAAGCAATTGGGCGATGAAAAACCCAAGAAGATCGCGGTGAAGTGCGACATGTGCAAGGGCATCGCGGGTGGCCCGGCCTGCGTGCGTGCGTGCCCGACCGGCGCCGCGATCCGCGTGTCGCCCGAGGAATTCCTGTCGATCGCGCGGCTTCAGGAGGATGCGGGCTGA
- a CDS encoding DUF1244 domain-containing protein, giving the protein MSCSDDQSAQTDALDSLDDAAAAAAFRRLVRLLQHRSDAANIDLMGLAGFCRNCLGDWIAEAGALDKEAGRAIIHGMPTKEWKARFHVAATPEQLARMEESMAKNP; this is encoded by the coding sequence ATGTCCTGCAGCGACGACCAGAGCGCCCAGACCGACGCGCTCGACAGCCTCGACGATGCCGCCGCCGCTGCGGCCTTCCGCCGCCTTGTCCGTTTGCTCCAACATCGCAGCGACGCCGCGAACATCGACCTGATGGGCCTCGCCGGATTCTGCCGCAACTGCCTCGGCGACTGGATCGCCGAAGCGGGTGCCCTGGACAAGGAGGCCGGCCGCGCGATAATCCACGGAATGCCCACCAAGGAGTGGAAAGCGCGCTTCCATGTCGCCGCGACGCCCGAACAGCTCGCGCGGATGGAAGAAAGCATGGCCAAGAATCCCTGA
- a CDS encoding GFA family protein encodes MTDPTRHASCRCGQVRITCTGEPIRVSVCHCRECKARSGSAFAAQVRFPAEQVRIEGEANAKMWQYTGESGNTADFFFCGTCGSGVWYKARPYHDAYAIPLGNFEPGHGFVPDYSVYEDRMEPWVSITGEAIEHYD; translated from the coding sequence GTGACCGACCCCACCCGCCACGCATCCTGCCGCTGCGGCCAGGTCCGCATCACCTGCACCGGCGAGCCGATCCGCGTGTCGGTCTGCCATTGCCGCGAATGCAAGGCGCGGAGCGGCAGCGCCTTTGCCGCGCAGGTCCGTTTTCCCGCCGAGCAGGTCCGCATCGAGGGCGAAGCGAACGCAAAGATGTGGCAATATACCGGCGAGAGCGGCAACACCGCCGACTTCTTCTTTTGCGGCACCTGCGGCTCGGGCGTCTGGTATAAAGCCCGGCCCTATCATGACGCCTATGCAATACCGCTCGGCAATTTCGAGCCGGGCCATGGTTTCGTACCCGATTATTCGGTTTACGAGGACCGGATGGAACCTTGGGTTTCGATTACCGGCGAGGCAATAGAGCATTATGACTGA
- the ruvC gene encoding crossover junction endodeoxyribonuclease RuvC, which translates to MIILGLDPSLSCTGWGIIRVEGSRISHIANGQVKTDAKAPLPDRLAHLDTVLAAVIADHAPAQAAVEEVFVNDNPQSTLKLAHARGVALLACARGGLPVAEYAPRLVKKAIVGTGGAAKEQVQAMLRVLLPGAKVAGADAADALAVAICHANHRSSV; encoded by the coding sequence GTGATCATCCTCGGCCTCGACCCTTCGCTCAGTTGCACCGGCTGGGGCATCATTCGCGTCGAGGGCAGCCGGATCAGTCACATCGCCAACGGGCAGGTGAAGACCGATGCCAAGGCGCCCCTGCCCGACCGGCTCGCGCATCTCGACACAGTGCTGGCAGCGGTGATCGCCGACCATGCCCCCGCACAGGCGGCGGTCGAGGAAGTGTTCGTCAACGACAATCCGCAATCGACGTTGAAGCTGGCGCACGCGCGCGGCGTCGCGCTGCTCGCCTGCGCGCGCGGCGGGCTGCCCGTGGCCGAATATGCCCCGCGCCTCGTCAAGAAGGCCATCGTCGGCACCGGCGGCGCGGCGAAAGAACAGGTACAGGCGATGCTGCGCGTGTTGCTGCCCGGCGCAAAGGTCGCGGGCGCCGACGCGGCCGACGCGCTGGCAGTCGCGATCTGCCATGCGAACCATCGCAGCTCGGTATGA